DNA sequence from the Bacillota bacterium genome:
TTGAGCATCACCACGGGGAAGGTCTTGCCGCCGATAAACAGAGTGGCAGGGGACGGTTGCTCCGCAGGCTCCTCGCCCATCATCGCCCGCTGCACCAGCGCGCGCAGGTAGTTGCCCACCTGCGTTTTGCTCATGTCGGGCGTCCAGGGCAGCACCATCGGGTCCCACTTGCCGTGCTGGGGTATTCCCAAATAGGTCTCCACTTCGCCGTGTCCCAGAACGGTCTGAGGAGTGACCGGTATCCGGTAGAACTGGCACAGTTCCGCCACCACCTTCGCCATCGTTTCCCATTGCTTCTGGGTCATCGGGTAAGGTCCTGGCTGAAACGGCAACGCTTGCGCCCCACCCATACAGCATACCGCAACGCCGATCGAGCCGGTGTTGCATTTTGCGGTGTGCGCGGCATAGACGCCATCCGCGGTTGAGACGTTGTCGGCGATGCTGTGCGTGCCGCGAATCAGGTTGCCCTCATGCTCGATGAGGATGTGGTAGTGGGCGCGGTCGAGGGAGGTGGCTTTGTAACCGCCTGCCGTCCAGTGG
Encoded proteins:
- a CDS encoding N-acetylmuramoyl-L-alanine amidase; this encodes MTELPNLNRRFAMTMIPKEWLPSCSMKRVICHWTAGGYKATSLDRAHYHILIEHEGNLIRGTHSIADNVSTADGVYAAHTAKCNTGSIGVAVCCMGGAQALPFQPGPYPMTQKQWETMAKVVAELCQFYRIPVTPQTVLGHGEVETYLGIPQHGKWDPMVLPWTPDMSKTQVGNYLRALVQRAMMGEEPAEQPSPATLFIGGKTFPVVMLNESAYVAIRSLADALGWSIHSATAGQVRLNAGGKMLTLASTLVGGKGHVACRDLAYALELPIEWDAQTRRIMIG